The Curtobacterium herbarum genome contains the following window.
CATCTGCTCGGCGAGCCGCAGGTAGTAGTCGAGCGTGTAGAGGTCCTCGGCCGGGTCCAGGAGGTCGCCCGTGTAGCAGAGCGCGGCCTCCGCGACGGCCGTGCCGGTGGCGAGCACGGCCTCCAGGGCGGGACGCAGCTGACTGACGTCGTTGAGCGCGTCGAAGACCCGGAACACGTCGACGCCGGTCGCGGCGGCCTCGGCGACGAACGCGTCGGTCACCTCGGTCGGGTACGGCGTGTAGCCGACCGTGTTGCGGCCGCGGAGCAGCATCTGGATCGGGATGTTCGGCATCGCCTGCCGCAGCGACGTCAGACGCTCCCACGGGTCCTCGCCGAGGAAGCGCAGGGCGACGTCGTAGGTCGCACCGCCCCACGCCTCGACGCTGAGCAGCTGCGGGGTGAGCCGGGCGACGTAGGGGGCGACCGCGACGAGGTCCTTCGTGCGGACCCGCGTGGCGAGGAGCGACTGGTGCGCGTCCCGCATCGTGGTCTCGGTGACGGCCAGGGCGGTCTGCGCGCGGAGCGACCGGGCCCACTCGGCGGGGCCGACGCGGAGCAGCAGGTCGCGCTGTCCCTCGGGTGCCGGGGCGGTGAGGTCGGCGGCCGGCAGCTTGAGTGCCGGGTCGACGACGTGCGCGGCGGGCGAGCCGTTCGGCTTGTTCACCGTGACGTCGGCCAGCCAGTTGAGGACCTTCGTGCCGCGGTCCTTCGAGACGTGGCCGTCGAAGAGCTGCGGACGCTCACCGATGAACGCCGTGGAGACGTCACCGCGGGCGAAGTCCGGGTCCTCGAGCACGGCCTGCAGGAACGGGATGTTCGTGCTCACGCCGCGGATCCGGAACTCGGCGAGGGCACGACGCGCGCGGGCGACGGCCGCGGGGAAGTCCCGACCGCGGCACGTCATCTTCGCGAGCATCGAGTCGAAGTGCGGGCTGATCTGCGCACCGGTGGCGACCGTGCCGCCGTCGAGTCGCACGCCCGCGCCGCCGGGGCTGCGGTAGGTGGTGATCCGGCCGGTGTCCGGGCGGAAGCCCTGGGTCGGGTCCTCGGTCGTGATGCGGGTCTGCAGCGCGGCACCGTGAACCGAGACCGTGTCCTGCGACAGGCCGAGGTCGGCGAGGGTCTCCCCCGCCGCGATCCGCATCTGCGACTGCACGAGGTCGACGTCGGTGACCTCTTCGGTCACGGTGTGCTCGACCTGGATGCGCGGGTTCATCTCGATGAAGACGTGCTGCCCGGCGCGCTCGCCCACGGTGTCGAGCAGGAACTCGACCGTGCCGGCGTTGACGTACCCGATCGACCGGGCGAAGGCCACGGCGTCGCGGTGCAGTGCGGCGGCGACCGCGGGGTCCAGGTTCGGCGCCGGCGCGATCTCGACGACCTTCTGGTTGCGGCGCTGCACCGAGCAGTCCCGCTCGAACAGGTGGATCGTGCCCGCGTCAGTATGGGTGGCGTCGGCGAGGATCTGGACCTCGATGTGGCGCGGCCGGAGCACCGCCATCTCGAGGAACATCGTCGGGTCGCCGAACGCACTGTCGGCCTCCCGCATCGCCTCTTCGAGGGCCGGCCGGAGCTCGGCGGGGGTCTCCACGCGGCGCATGCCACGACCGCCACCACCGGCGACGGCCTTCGCGAACACCGGGAAGCCGATCGCCTCGGCGCCCGCGACGAGCTCGTCGACGTCCCGACTGGCCGGGGTGCTCGCGAGCACCGGGACACCCGCGGCGATGGCGTGCTCCTTCGCCGTCACCTTGTTGCCGGCCATCTCGAGCACGTGCTCGCCCGGGCCGATGAAGGTGATGCCGGCCGCGGCGGCAGCGGCCGCGAGCTCCGGGTTCTCGGACAGGAAGCCGTAGCCCGGGTAGATCGCGTCCGCCCCCGACTCGCGGGCGACACGGATGATCTCCGAGACGTCCAGGTAGGCGCGCACCGGATGCCCGCGTTCGCCGATCAAGTAGGCCTCGTCGGCCTTCAACCGGTGCAGGGAGTTGCGGTCTTCGTACGGGTAGACCGCCACGGTCCGGGCACCGAGCTCGTACGCTGCGCGGAAGGCTCGGATGGCGATCTCGCCACGGTTCGCGACCAGGATCTTGGTGAACACGAGGTCCCTTTCAGCCCGGGTTGAGGTCTCACAACCTTACTGGCGGTAACGTTGCTCATCGTGCATGTACTCAGCGTGAGCTCCCTCAAGGGTGGTGTCGGCAAGACGACCGTGACCCTCGGCCTGACGTCGGCGGCGTTCGCCAAGGGTCTGCGCACCCTCGTGGTGGACCTCGACCCGCAGTCGGACGTCTCCACGGGCCTCGACATCAACCTGACCGGCCACCTCAACGTGGCCGACGTCCTCGAGAACCCGAAGGAGAAGATCGTCCGCCAGGCCATCGCGCCGTCCGGCTGGACGAAGGGCTCCCAGGGCAAGGTCGACGTCATGGTCGGGTCCCCGTCGGCCATCAACTTCGACGGGCCGCACCCGTCGATCCGCGACATCTGGAAGCTCGAGGAGGCCCTGGCGAACGTCGAGGCCGACTACGACCTGGTCCTCATCGACTGCGCCCCGTCGCTGAACGCCCTGACCCGCACCGCGTGGGCAGCGTCCGACCGCGTCACCGTCGTCACCGAGCCCGGCCTGTTCTCCGTCGCCGCCGCCGACCGTGCCCTGCGTGCGATCGAGGAGATCCGTCGTGGTCTCTCGCCGCGCCTCCAGCCCCTCGGCATCATCGTGAACCGCGCCCGCGTGCAGTCGCTCGAGCACCAGTTCCGCATCAAGGAGCTCCGCGACATGTTCGGGCCGCTCGTGCTCTCGCCGCAGCTGCCGGAGCGCACCTCGCTGCAGCAGGCGCAGGGTGCCGCGAAGCCTCTGCACGTCTGGCCGGGCGAGTCGGCGCAGGAGATGGCGCGGAACTTCGACCAGCTGCTCGAGCGGATCATGCGCACGGGCAAGATCGGGCCGTACGCGGACGGCGCGGGCGCGATCGCCTGACGCGCGTTCGTCACTCGGAGGGTCGCCCGCGGGCGGCCCTTCTTCGTTCCCGGGTGCGCGTCCGCCGGCGGCCCCGAGCGGCCGAGACACCCCGCTCAGTTCCGCCGAGCGGTCACGAAGTGTCAGCTGGGACGCTTCAGAGCGACGATTCGTGACCGCTCGGCGGAGGGACGCGGGGGTGTCGTGTCCGGCGAGAGGCCGGGCCGTGGCCCGAACGGGCGGCCCCGAGCGGCCGAGACACCCCGCTCAGTTGCGCCGAGCGGTCACGAAGTGTCGGTTGGGACGCGTCAGAGCGACGATTCGTGACCGCTCGGCGGAGGGACGCGGGGGTGTCGTGCCCGGCGGGCGGCCGAGTGGTGGCCCGAACGGGCGGCCCCGACTGGTCGAGACACCCCGCTCAGTTCCGCCGAGCGGTCACGAAGTGTCGGCTGGGAGACGTCAGAGCGACGATTCGTGACCGCTCGGCGGAGTGACGCGGGGGTGCCGTACCCGGCGGGCGGCCGGTTGGTGGCCCGGGTGGGCGGCCCCGGGCGGCCCCGAGCGGCCGAGACACCCCGCTCAGTTCCGCCGAGCGGTCACGAAGTGTCGGCTGGGAGACGTCAGAGCGACGATTCGTGACCGCTCGGCGGAGGGCACGCGGCGCGGCGGCAGCCGGCGCGGGTGCGCACACGCGCGGGCCGGGAGGCTCGGGGCGCGGCCGTCAGGACGGTCAGGACGCGCGGGTCGCCCGGCGCGCCGCGAGCTCGTCGCTCGGGTCCTCGGCCGGGGTGGCGTCGAGCTCGACCAGGGAGGACTCGACCTCGCGCAGGACCTTGCCCACGGCGATGCCGAAGACGCCCTGCCCGCGGGAGACCAGGTCGATGACCTCGTCGTCGGAGGTGCACAGGTACACCGAGGCCCCGTCGGACATCAGGGTCGTCTGGGCCAGGTCGCTGACGCCGGCCTCGCGGAGCTGGTTCACCGCGGTGCGGATCTGCTGCAACGAGATGCCGGTGTCGAGCAGGCGCTTCACGAGCTTGAGGACCAGGATGTCGCGGAAGCCGTAGAGCCGCTGCGAGCCGGAGCCGGCAGCGCCGCGGATCGTCGGCTGCACGAGTTCGGTCCGGGCCCAGTAGTCGAGCTGGCGGTAGCTGATGCCGGCTGCCTTCGCGGCGACGGTGCCGCGGTAGCCGTTCTGCTCGTCGTGCTCGGGCAGGCCGTCGGTGAAGAGCAGCCCGAGGTCGTACCGCGTCATGTCAGACGGGGTACCGGGGACATCGTTCCCACTCATCAGCTTGCCTTCCACGACGATCGAGCTCCCACCCGAAGCTTCAACAGCGGGTTGAGAGTTGTTCCGAGGTCCACGGTAGCGAGTCGGGCGGCGTGGAGGCGGGACATCCGCACCGGCGCGTCCGGCGTGTCGAGGATATGCCCCGACACCGACCGCCGTCGAGGGTCCGACCCGCCCGGGCCGCTCACGAGTCGAGCCGACCGATGGCCGCGCGGATGAGTGACGAACGGATGACCTCGAGGTGTCCGGCGATCTCCCGGGCGAGTTCGAGGGCCTTCGCGCGGGACGTGGCGTCGCCGCGGCGGGACACCGGCATGAGCGCGGACTCGATGAGACCGACCTCGCGCTCGGCGGTGCTGCGGAAGGTCCGGAGGTGCCGGGGTTCGATGCCGGAACGCTGCAGCTCGACCAGGGCCTTCAGGACGCCGACCGAGTCCTCGCCGTAGGTGTCGGACGCCGGGATGAGCGAGGCCGACACCGCGTCGCCGACGAGCATCGGGGACGCACCGGCCGCACGCTGGAGCTCGTCGCGCGAGTACCGCCGTTCCCGTCCGAGCATCGACGGCCGTGGGGCGTCCCCGCCACCCGGGAGGGTCGGTTCGCGTCCGGCGTCGAGGTCGGCGAGGTAGTCCTTGATGACCTTGAGCGGCAGGTAGTGGTCGCGCTGCAGACCGAGCACGATGCGCAGCCGGTCGACGTCGGCCGGCGAGAA
Protein-coding sequences here:
- a CDS encoding pyruvate carboxylase, with product MFTKILVANRGEIAIRAFRAAYELGARTVAVYPYEDRNSLHRLKADEAYLIGERGHPVRAYLDVSEIIRVARESGADAIYPGYGFLSENPELAAAAAAAGITFIGPGEHVLEMAGNKVTAKEHAIAAGVPVLASTPASRDVDELVAGAEAIGFPVFAKAVAGGGGRGMRRVETPAELRPALEEAMREADSAFGDPTMFLEMAVLRPRHIEVQILADATHTDAGTIHLFERDCSVQRRNQKVVEIAPAPNLDPAVAAALHRDAVAFARSIGYVNAGTVEFLLDTVGERAGQHVFIEMNPRIQVEHTVTEEVTDVDLVQSQMRIAAGETLADLGLSQDTVSVHGAALQTRITTEDPTQGFRPDTGRITTYRSPGGAGVRLDGGTVATGAQISPHFDSMLAKMTCRGRDFPAAVARARRALAEFRIRGVSTNIPFLQAVLEDPDFARGDVSTAFIGERPQLFDGHVSKDRGTKVLNWLADVTVNKPNGSPAAHVVDPALKLPAADLTAPAPEGQRDLLLRVGPAEWARSLRAQTALAVTETTMRDAHQSLLATRVRTKDLVAVAPYVARLTPQLLSVEAWGGATYDVALRFLGEDPWERLTSLRQAMPNIPIQMLLRGRNTVGYTPYPTEVTDAFVAEAAATGVDVFRVFDALNDVSQLRPALEAVLATGTAVAEAALCYTGDLLDPAEDLYTLDYYLRLAEQMVDAGAHVIGIKDMAGLLRAGAAEKLVAALRERFDQPVHVHTHDTAGGQLATLLAASRAGADAVDVAAAPMAGTTSQPSMSALVAALAHTERDTGIDLGAVGDLEPYWEAVRRVYAPFESGLAGPTGRVYKHEIPGGQLSNLRQQAIALGLGDRFEQVEDWYAQANRILGRPPKVTPSSKVVGDLALQLAAVDADPADFEQHPEKYDVPDSVIGFMAGELGDLPGGWPEPFRSKVLAGRDVQIAVTPVPEHERAALDTPGTARQQALNRLLFEQPTRQFQQVRDEYGDLSVVPTVDYLYGLRAGEEHVVPLGKGVNLLVGLEAIGEVDARGIRTVMATMNGQLRPVAMRDRSVVVETKAAEKADRSDPKHVAAPFSGVVTLKVAVGDVVEAGQAVASIEAMKMEAAITAPVAGTVGRLAIPVTQQVDAGDLLVVLQ
- a CDS encoding ParA family protein, with amino-acid sequence MHVLSVSSLKGGVGKTTVTLGLTSAAFAKGLRTLVVDLDPQSDVSTGLDINLTGHLNVADVLENPKEKIVRQAIAPSGWTKGSQGKVDVMVGSPSAINFDGPHPSIRDIWKLEEALANVEADYDLVLIDCAPSLNALTRTAWAASDRVTVVTEPGLFSVAAADRALRAIEEIRRGLSPRLQPLGIIVNRARVQSLEHQFRIKELRDMFGPLVLSPQLPERTSLQQAQGAAKPLHVWPGESAQEMARNFDQLLERIMRTGKIGPYADGAGAIA
- a CDS encoding MerR family transcriptional regulator, whose amino-acid sequence is MSGNDVPGTPSDMTRYDLGLLFTDGLPEHDEQNGYRGTVAAKAAGISYRQLDYWARTELVQPTIRGAAGSGSQRLYGFRDILVLKLVKRLLDTGISLQQIRTAVNQLREAGVSDLAQTTLMSDGASVYLCTSDDEVIDLVSRGQGVFGIAVGKVLREVESSLVELDATPAEDPSDELAARRATRAS
- the ftsR gene encoding transcriptional regulator FtsR, which produces MAPRSAAARAVSPAPDLLTIGQVLARLKPEFPDLSSSKLRFLEERELVTPIRTQSGYRKFSPADVDRLRIVLGLQRDHYLPLKVIKDYLADLDAGREPTLPGGGDAPRPSMLGRERRYSRDELQRAAGASPMLVGDAVSASLIPASDTYGEDSVGVLKALVELQRSGIEPRHLRTFRSTAEREVGLIESALMPVSRRGDATSRAKALELAREIAGHLEVIRSSLIRAAIGRLDS